GTTGTGGAACCGCGCCGGCGGCGCGGATCACCGTACGTATCGGGAATCGGCGGCGGCGCGGCGCGCGCGGGGGGCGCGCCGCGCGGGCCGAGGCTAGGCTTGCCGCCGAAGGCGACCCGCCGCTTCGGGCGGGACCGCCCGGAAGGAGTCGGTCATGCGTTTGTCGGAACTTCTCGCCGCGGAGTGGCGTCCCGCTCTCGGCTGCACCGAACCGGCCGCCGTCGCCTACGCGGCCGCCGTCGCCGCCTCGCAGGCCGAAGGGCCGGTCCGCCGCGCGCGGCTGGTCCTCGACCCGCGGATGTTCAAGAACTGCTTCGCCGTCGGCATCCCCAACTCGGAGCACAAGAGCGGCGTGCGCTGGGCCCTCGCCATCGGCGCCCTGCTGCCGCGCGCCGACCTCAAGCTCGAGTCGTTCCGCGCCGCGACCCCCGAGATCCTCGCCGGCGCCGAGGCGCTGCTCGCCGCCGACGCCCTGACGGTGGACGTCGATCCGGCGCGCACCGAACTGTTCGTCGACTGCGTGGTCGAGCGCGCCGGCGGCCGCGGCCGCGCGGTGCTCGAGCGCGAGCACACGCGGCTGACGCGGATCGAGCGGAACGGCGTCGTCGTGCCGCCGCCGCCGGCCGCCCCCGGCGCGCCGCAGGACGGCGCCTCGCCGCGCGCCGCGCTGACGCGGCTCTCGCTGGAGGAGCTGATCGACCTCGCCCGCTCCGCGACGCCGGACGACCGCGCGCGCCTCGACGAAGGCGCGGCGCTCAACCTGGCCATCGCGCGCCACGGCCTCGCCGCCTTCCCGCCGTCGTTCGCCGCGGCGGAGGGGGACGGCTTCGCCGGCCGCGCCGGGCGGCTCGTCTGCGCCGGCGTCCACGCGCGGATGAGCGGCGAGGACTTCGTCGTGATGACGCTCGCCGGCTCGGGGAACAAGGGAATCACCGCCAGCGTGCCGCTCGCGCTGCGCGGCGAGGAGGGGCTCGCCCCGAAGGAGCGCGTGCAGGAGGCGCTGGCCCTCTCCTGCGTGATGGCCTCGCTGACGACGCACCACCTCGGCCCGCTGTCCGCCGTCTGCGGCGGCGCGAACGCCGCGGGGATCGGCCTCGCCTGCGGCCTCGTGCTGCTCGGCGGCGGCGGCCCGGCCGAAATCTCGCTCGCCGTGAACAATCTCGTCGGGAACCTCGCCGGAATGGTCTGCGACGGCGCCAAAATCGGCTGCGGCCTGAAGACGATGACCGCCGTGGACGCCGCCTTCCGCGCCGCGTCGCTGGCGCGCGCGGGGGTCGGGATCCCGGCGACGGACGGGATCGTCGGCGCCGACGGCCTCGCCTCGCTCGCCAACCTCGGCCGCCTCGCGGTGCGCGGGATGGCCGGGACCGACGCGGAGATCCTCGAGATCATGCGCGCCAAGCTGCGTTGACGCGGCGGCGCGGAAAGGACGACGGAACGATGAACGACGAGAAGCCCACCGACCGGACTCCTTGGGCGACGCCGCCCGCCGCGCCGGCGCCGCACGCGACGCCCGCGGACGCGACGCCCGCGTCGGCGGCGGAGGCCAAGCCCTCGATCCGCCCCACGGACGAAACGCCGGCGCCGGACGCGACGCCCGCGTCGGCGGCGGAGGCCAAGCCCGGGATCCGCCCCGCGGACGAAACGCCGGCGCCGCCCTCGGACTCGCGCCTCTGGGTGCGCCCCGCGGACGAGGCCCCGGCGCCCGGCGCGGCGTCCGAACTCGAGCCGCCTGCGGACGGCCCGGCGACGGGCGCGGTCGCGTTGCTGGCCAAGACGTTCTACGCCCCCGGCGAGGCGTTCGAGGAGGTCGCGCGGCGGCGGCGCAGCCCGCTGCTGCCGCTGCTCCTGCTGATGGCGCTGGCGCTCGTCGCGGCGATCGCCCTCATCTCGCGCTCCGACTTCAGCGTCTCGATGGAAGAGCAGATGAAGAGCAACCCGCGGCTGGCGCAGATGGACGATGCGCAGCGGGCGCAGGCGATCGCGGTCGGGGCGACCTTCGCCAAGGTCATCTCCGTCTTCTCTCCGGTCTTCGTCCTGATCGGAATCACGCTCGTTTCGGCCGTCTTCTGGGTCTGCCTGCTGATCGGCGGCAAGGGGCCGCGCTTCCCGGACGTCTTCCGCGTCGTCTGCTGGGGGCAGGGGCCGGCGATGCTCGGCTCGCTGGCGTTCATCGCCGTGGCGCTCTCCTCCGGCGGCGCGGTGGACCTCAACAATCCGGTCGCCTCGAACCTCGGCGCGCTGCTCGACCCGGCGACGGCGGCGAAGCCGCTCGTCGCGCTGTTCAAGAGCCTCGACGTCTTCATGATCTGGGCGCTGGTCCTCTACGCGATCGGCCTCGCCAAGACGGCCCGCGGCGCGCTCGCCGGCAAGCTCGCGCTGGTCTTCGGGCTCTACGCGGCGCTGATCGTCGTCAAGGTCGGCTTGGCGGCGATCTTCTGACCGCCCGCGGCATGCGCGCGCCGCGCGCCGGAGCCCGCGCAAGGCTCCGGCGCGCGGCGGCCGCTCAGAGCCGCGTGTAGACGACCTCGAGCATCAGGACGTCCTTCGCCTGCGGGGTGTCGCCGTAGATCCGCATGACGTGCCGCGCCGGTCCCTCGATGCGCGTCTCGCTGCGCATCGCGAAGGTCTTCCCGGTGAGCGGGTCGTCGTAGGTTCCGTGGCAGCGCATCACCTTCTCCGCCGGGTCGGCGGCGCAGGTCATCACGAGGATCGACGTGGACATGTTGTCGATCCAGGTCGAGACGAACTGTTTCTTCACGTTGTCGTAGCCGGTGATCCCCCGGCCCTCGTACGGCTGGCCCATCATCTGGCCGGTCATTTCGTCGGCGAGGTAGCGGCCGCCGTAGATCATCCGGCTCTCGCCCGTGCCCTCGCTCTTCACGGGAGGCTGGCCGGGGCCCTCGTAGCTCGTGATTTCGGTCTTCCACTTTCCTTCGAACTGGGCGAGGAAGGCGTGCAGCGGG
The sequence above is a segment of the bacterium genome. Coding sequences within it:
- a CDS encoding L-serine ammonia-lyase, iron-sulfur-dependent, subunit alpha, with amino-acid sequence MRLSELLAAEWRPALGCTEPAAVAYAAAVAASQAEGPVRRARLVLDPRMFKNCFAVGIPNSEHKSGVRWALAIGALLPRADLKLESFRAATPEILAGAEALLAADALTVDVDPARTELFVDCVVERAGGRGRAVLEREHTRLTRIERNGVVVPPPPAAPGAPQDGASPRAALTRLSLEELIDLARSATPDDRARLDEGAALNLAIARHGLAAFPPSFAAAEGDGFAGRAGRLVCAGVHARMSGEDFVVMTLAGSGNKGITASVPLALRGEEGLAPKERVQEALALSCVMASLTTHHLGPLSAVCGGANAAGIGLACGLVLLGGGGPAEISLAVNNLVGNLAGMVCDGAKIGCGLKTMTAVDAAFRAASLARAGVGIPATDGIVGADGLASLANLGRLAVRGMAGTDAEILEIMRAKLR
- a CDS encoding YIP1 family protein produces the protein MNDEKPTDRTPWATPPAAPAPHATPADATPASAAEAKPSIRPTDETPAPDATPASAAEAKPGIRPADETPAPPSDSRLWVRPADEAPAPGAASELEPPADGPATGAVALLAKTFYAPGEAFEEVARRRRSPLLPLLLLMALALVAAIALISRSDFSVSMEEQMKSNPRLAQMDDAQRAQAIAVGATFAKVISVFSPVFVLIGITLVSAVFWVCLLIGGKGPRFPDVFRVVCWGQGPAMLGSLAFIAVALSSGGAVDLNNPVASNLGALLDPATAAKPLVALFKSLDVFMIWALVLYAIGLAKTARGALAGKLALVFGLYAALIVVKVGLAAIF
- a CDS encoding DUF1579 domain-containing protein; amino-acid sequence: MRRTLFTSLLALFVLILAAPPGAALAEPPDQKAAMEAWAKAGAPGPLHAFLAQFEGKWKTEITSYEGPGQPPVKSEGTGESRMIYGGRYLADEMTGQMMGQPYEGRGITGYDNVKKQFVSTWIDNMSTSILVMTCAADPAEKVMRCHGTYDDPLTGKTFAMRSETRIEGPARHVMRIYGDTPQAKDVLMLEVVYTRL